The Sphingobacterium lactis sequence AATCCCGAGAGCAACTGGACATCAAGCAAGCGGATTATTTCGACAAGCAGGACGGGGTGACAACCGTTCAATTTCCGAATGAAAAGATGCCAATCCCTGAGGTAGCGCGGTATCAATTGGATGTGGAGATCGACGATTGTATCGTTTGCGACCTTTGTGCCAAAGCATGCCCTGTGGATTGCATTACCATTGAAGCTATAAAATCACCTGAGGCCATCGGGAAAACATCGGATGGATCGGTGAAGCGCTTATATGCTGCGGAATTCGATATTGATATGGCAAAATGCATGTACTGCGGCCTTTGCACCGTCGTTTGCCCTACAGAATGTATCACGATGACCGATCAATACGATCGTGTGACCACAAACCTTGCGGATCTTACCTACACCTTTGCTGACATGAGCGAAGCGGAAATAAAACAACGCAAAGAGGAATGGACACGATTCCAGGCTGAGAAGGAGGCAGCAAAGAAAAAATAATGGAAACAGCTTTATTTTATGCCTTTGCCGCTTTGGCGCTGGGATCCGCCCTGCTGGTGGTCAGCCTGAAGAATACTGCCCGGGCTTTGTTTTTATTTTTTATCGTCCTATTTGCGATGGCTGGCCTTTTCATATTCGCCCTGGCGGATTTTGTGGCCATCACGCAGATCATGGTCTATGTGGGTGGCGTACTGATCTTGATGATCTTTGCCTTTATGCTCTCCAATAAGGAGCTCCTAACAGACCTGCAAAATAGCAGCGCAAAATTCCTGGCCTTACCAAACTGGCAATCTCTACTGTTAGCTTTGGGATTTCTGAGTGTCATGGTGTACGGGATTGTGGAGTGGCAAGAGCAACTCCCTATCTGGATCACAGAAAATATGGCCGATGGTCAAGTGATCAAATCTACCGACAATAATATTCAGGCTTTAGGGATTAAGTTTATGACGCAATACTTATTGCCTTTTGAGGTGATATCCATCTTTCTCCTTGCGGCATTAATTGGCGCAGCCCATCTATCCAGAAAGGAGATCAACCCATGATCGGATTGACGCATTTTCTCCTTGTTTCGGCCTGCCTATTTTGTATCGGATTGTATGCCATCATCGCGAAGCGGAATGCGATCATGATATTGATCGGCATTGAATTTATCATCAATGCAGCGATCCTAAACTTGGTTGCTTTCGGACGTTACGATAAACTGAATTATGGCGGACAGGTTTTTGCACTATTCGCGATCGTCCTTGCCGCTGCCGCAGTAGCCGTCGGACTTGCGATTATCCTGAATGTCTACAGAAAATACAAATCCATCAACCCGGATAACATTACGGACCTACGCGACTGATGAATGGCTTTATGAACATATCGACCCCTTCTGTCAGTTTACTTGTAGTAATACTGCCTTTCTTGGCGTTTCTCATCCAAGCCATGCTCGGACGGAGATCGCAAAGCGGCATGATCAGTTTAGTGGCCATTGGATTGAGCACGGTCCTCTGTGCCCTATTTGTCTTTGCCGAAGTGTGGCAGGACCAACCACAGCATGAATCTGTGGAATGGTTCCGCATCGGAAATCACAGCTTCCAGATCGGCGTGATGTTGAATAACCTCACGGTGTTGATGCAGCTCATTGTTTGTGTCATTGCCCTTCCCGTACACATCTACTCCAAGGCGTATATGAAAGGTGATCCCGGCATTCACCGGTACTGGATGTACCTCAGTCTGTTCTGCTTTGCGATGTTGGGACTGACTATTGCCGACAACCTCCTCATGATGTACATTTTCTGGGAACTTGTCGGATTTGCCTCCTACCTGTTGATTGGTTTTTGGTTCACCAAGGACTCGGCTGTTCAGGCCAATAAGAAAGCATTTATCATCAATCGCATCGGCGACCTTGGTTTTCTTTTGGGGATTGCTACCGTGTATTCACAATTTGGAACCTTGAACCTGATCGATATTTTTGGAAAAGAAGGATTATTGCCTACATTAAACGCTACTTCGGAAGGATTGATGACCTTTGCAGGCATTTGTTTCTTCGTGGGTGCCATGGCGAAATCCGCGCAGTTTCCCCTACATGTCTGGTTACCGGATGCGATGGAGGGACCAACAGCCGTTTCTTCCCTGATCCATGCGGCTACCATGGTAGCTGCTGGGGTATTCCTGATGAGTACGGTTTTTCCGCTATTCAACGAAACAGTCCTCGCCGTAATTGCCATAATCGGCACGATTACGGCCTTATCTGCCGCTTATTTTGCCTTGGCACAACGTGATATCAAACGTATTTTGGCTTTTTCTACCATATCCCAATTGGGCTATATGATGGTAGGCATTGGCATTGGTGCGTGGGACGCGGCCATGTTCCATCTGGCCACACATGCATTCTTCAAATGTCTCCTGTTCCTTTGTGCTGGCGCGGTAATCCATGAAATGGCCCATCTCAAGGATGCCAACAACACTGATTTTGACCCACAGGATATCAACAATATGGGTGGCCTTCGGAAATGGATGCCAAAAACAGGTGTATTGATGGTCATTGCCTCGCTGGCGCTGGCAGGATTTCCACTTACGTCGGGCTTCCTTTCAAAGGATGCCATCCTGGTTTCCGCATTCGAATGGGGTTTACACCATGGTAATGTAACACTGCTCATTCCGATAACCTTGACAATCGTTAGCTTAATGACTGCTTTCTACATCGGCAGGCTTATTTTTAAAGTCTTCTTTGGAAAGTTCAGGTTAAACATTGCGCATCCTCACCTGCACGAAGCGCCAATAACCATGTTGGCTCCAATGTTTTTTCTGGGAATCTGCTCCTTTTTCTTTGCATTTTCCTGGAATCCCCTCACCTACCACCATGCTTACCTGTTGAAAGGGTTTCACGTTGATTACCCATTCAGCGAGGTGCACCTGTTACATATTGCTTTACCGCTTTTTCTAACGGCAGGATCCATCCTTACTTGGATAATCGGCTGGCGTTGGTATGTTCAGGAACGGTATCCATTGAATAAGGATAATCAACTGCTTGCATTTTCCCTGAATCAAGGATATCTGAATACGTTCAATCAACGGGTTTTTGTAAATGGAACCCTCGCTATAAGTAAAGGCCTCTATTGGTTTGATAGAACCATTGTGGATGGCCTTGTTAATTTATTTGGGCAGGTCACACGTAAGGTTGCGGACCTGGCTGCATGGATCGACACAAATCTGGTCGATGGGCTGGTGAATACCATTGGCGGCACGACCTATTATGTAGGCCATTTATTGCGTTGGGTCCAGAACGGAAGATTGCAAAACTATCTTGGTTTTGCCTTTACCGTTGTATTATTAGGAATAATTTATTTGATATTTAAATAAGATGGGTGCACTATCCTTACTTATATTTCTCCCTTTATTGGCCGTCGCAGCGATCCTGCTACTGCCTAACCGTCTTGGTGCCAGTTATAAATATTTGGCCCTGGCGGTTGTCCTTGTACAATTTGGATTGGCAGGGTACCTGTATGCGAATTTCTCCCCTACAGTGGGGGAATTCTCCGCTATTGAAGGTTACCAATATGTAGAGCAGTTACCATGGATCCGGATGGATCTGGGCACCATCGGCACGCTGGAAATCGATTATTTCCTTGGTGTTGACGGATTCTCACTACCGTTATTGGTACTGAGCGCCTTTGTGATGTTGATGGCTGTCGGTGCTTCCTGGAATATGGAAAAAAGTAAGAAAGGTTATTTTGCCTTATTGATGCTGCTGAATACTGCCGTGATGGGCATATTCTGTGCTTTGGATTTTTTCCTATTCTATGTTTTCTACGAAGTCATGCTGCTACCATTATATTTTCTGATCGGCATCTGGGGTGGCGCGCGAAGGGAATATGCGGCGATTAAATTCTTTATCTATACGCTCTTCGGTTCAGTTTTCATGCTTTTAGTCATTGTCGGCCTGTATTTTTCAGTTCAGAGTCCGGTGAGTGGCGCGCATACCTTTAACATGCTGTACATGATGAATCCGGAGAATTACATCCAGGGTTCTTTCTTTGATTTTCTTGGAAATTCATACGAGATATTTGGTATTCCGGCACGGATGATCGGATTTATTGTTCTGTTTATTGCTTTTGCCATTAAAGTTCCTATTGTACCCCTACATACCTGGTTACCGGATGCCCACGTAGAGGCGCCCACTCCCGTATCGATTATCTTGGCGGGAATCTTATTAAAGATCGGTGGTTATGGAATCATCCGGATCTGCTTTGGTATCTTTCCTGATGCGGCTGCGGATGCCAATTGGTGGTTGGGTCTGATCGGTGTGGTCTCTATAATCTATGGCGCTTTCAATGCCTTGGCACAAACAGATCTCAAGCGCTTGATCGCCTATTCCTCGGTATCCCACATGGGTTTTGTACTATTGGGCTTGGCATCATTTACCGCCGAAGGGATTTCTGGAGCGATGTTCCAGATGATCAGCCATGGGTTCCTTTCAGCTGCCCTGTTCTTCCTGGTAGGTGTAATCTACGATCGTGTGCACGACCGCTACATCTATAACTTTAGGGGATTAGCAGGACTCATGCCGAAATATACAGCTTACGTAGCGATTGCCTTTTTTGCTTCGCTGGGTTTACCCGGATTCTCCGCATTTATCGGTGAAGCTTTCGTAATAATAGGAACATTCAATGCAGAAAGCCTTCAAACTGGGGTTCCACGCTGGATGGCCGTATTTGGTTCCATCGGAATCTTGATGAGTGCGGCATATTTCCTCTGGACACTGCAACGCATGTTCTTCGGTCAGACCCGATTGAAAGGTGGTGAAGCATGGGCAACAGCACTTACGGACCTCACCAGCAGGGAACAGCTCATCCTTTTCCCTACATTGGCACTGGCGCTCGTATTGGGTATCATGCCTTCCTTCGTATTCAATGTATTGAATCAATCTGTCTTAAGTTTATTGAATTTAGTATCGCCATATTTATAGGATTGCTGGATGAACGATTTTGTATACCATATTACCGACAGTATCGATCATATCATTCGATCCATTCCCCTATTCAAGGTTGAACTCGCATTGGCTATAGGATTTATCCTCACCATTGCTTGTACCCTTTTCTTCGATAGGTTCTGGAAGCACGCCTCCTTCAGTATTACCCTATTGACACTTCTGGCTTCGATAGTTATGCTGGTCAGTCAGTACAACCTGGCTGACAACGGTTTCTATGGCCTATTGACCATTGACAGAACGGGGTATTTTTCCCGGCTATTGATTCTGTTCGGGCTAGTTATATCTTTACTTTTTCTTCAGCAACATTTCCAAGCGATTCAGAGCACAAAGCGTCGTGGCGATTTATTCAGTGTACTGTTAGCTGCTGGCATTGGGATGAACCTACTGACCATCACCAACCATTGGCTCATGGCTTTCCTTGCGATTGAAATGGTTTCCATCAGCTCGTATATTCTGGTCGGTTATTTCTCAGCGAATAAAAGACAGGCCGAAGCGGCCATGAAATATGCACTATTCGGATCCGCATGTTCGGCGGTCATGCTCTATGGATTATCATTGGTTTATGGATTCACTGGAGATCTTAATTTTGCAAGTGCACGTCATATCCAAGGGCTCATTGCCGCACCTGAGGTGATGACCTCCATTGCCTTTCTGTTTGTTTTTGTGGGAATAGGCTTTAAATTAAGCTTTGTCCCATTCCACCTTTGGGCACCTGATGTGTACGAGGGCGCACCAACCCCTGTTACGGCATTTCTTTCAACAGTACCCAAAATTGGGGCAATCATCTTATTTGCCCGATTGGCGAAATCCATGGTCAGTACACAGTTCTTCTTTTCCGAATTGACCTTACTGTTCATTATCGTGGTTGCGATAGCAACGATGCTGTTCGGAAATCTGATCGCCTTGCGCCAGTTGGATATCAAGCGCATGATGGCCTACTCCTCCATTGGACATACTGGCTTCCTATTGATGGCTATTATCGCTTACATCAACGGCAATCAGGACATCTTGTTTTTCTACCTCTTTATCTACACGATAATGAACCTAGCAACTTTTGCTTTCATTGATGTGTTGGAACAGAGAACCGGTAGTACCCACCTCAGCCAATTCGCAGGTCTAGGTAAGACCTTCCCCCTACTGTTCACTTGTTTTTCCATTGTGGGTATATCCCTGATCGGCTTGCCGCCAACAGCGGGATTTGTTGGAAAGTTACTTGTGTTCACGAGTATTTTTGAACTCTATCAAAATACGCCCGATCCGTTATTGTTGGCACTTCTGGTCGTAGGCGCCCTAACATCGGTAATCTCGCTGTTCTACTACTTTAAAATTCCGTTGTATGTTTTTTTGCGCAGTAACAGGACGGAGGATAATAGCGGAAAATCTCAAAGTGGTCTTCTAATGTATGGGATTGGCTTGTTATTAAGTGTTCTTGTGCTCCTATTGGGGATCTTTCCATCCCTACTCATGGACTGGTTCGCAAAATAATCAAAGAGCACCAGCATAAGCTGATTGCCGTCTATCCTTTCTTTCCAGCAAGCAGAGAAACCTGCCAAGCAGGATTCCATACCAATATTCTTCCAAGGGGCTGTTTTATCCTCTTGTATTGTTTATATTTGTATATGATTAGTGCAACAGCAAACCAGATTTTTCAAAGGGTAATTGAAGATTACCATGTTCATGATAAGATTGATCAACCTGTGGAAAACCCATTTGAACGCAGCAGCCTATCGCATTTGCTCTATTTGAAATGCTGGATAGATACCGCTCAATGGCATATGGAAGATGTTGTTCGCAATCCGGATATCGATCCACGCGAAGGCCTTTATTGGAAACGCCGCATCGATCGGCAGAACCAAGAACGTACCGATACGGTAGAATTTATTGACAGCTATTATCTGCAGCAATTTTCTCAGACCGTGCCCTTGATGGACGCCAAGATCAATACCGAAAGCCCGGCATGGGCCATCGATCGATTATCCATTCTGGCACTTAAAATCTACCACATGGAACAGGAGACCCTGCGAACGGATGTTTCCAATGCGCACTTGGTTGCCTGCCAGGAAAAACTGGCCATTTTAATGGAACAGCGCAAGGATCTTTCCCAAAGCATTGACGAGCTCCTCTTGGATATTCAAGAAGGCAGAAAATACATGAAGGTGTACAAACAGATGAAGATGTACAACGATCCCAATCTCAATCCAGTTTTATACGGAGCACAGAAATAAGTATGGAACGCATTGTGGTGACCCGCTTTTCAGCGATGGGCGATGTGGCCATGGTCGCTGCAGTTCTCAAGGACTTTCAGGAGCAACATCCCGATACCGAGCTCATCATGGTTTCGCGGCCATTCTTTGCCCCATTTTTTGCAGATATCCCGCGGGTGGTTTTCCATCCCATAGATCCTAGGGGAAATCACCGTGGAATTGGTGGCTTAATCAAACTGTTCAAGGAACTAAAAGGCTATAAAGCAAAATATGTAGCCGACCTGCATAACAACCTGCGCTCTAGATTTCTCGATGTCCTGTTTCGATCTTCCAACCATAAGGTTCAGGTGCTGGACAAAGGTCGGGCGGAGAAAAAGGCATTGACAAGGAGCAAAAACAAAATCAAGAAGCAACTCCGTACGATGACCGAGCGCTATGCCGATGTTTTCCGCAAACTAGGGTATCCCATTGAACTCAAAAATACGCTACAGAAGCAACACCGCCTTATTCCCGAGGGGATGTTAAGCTTATTGGCTTCAGACGCAAAGAAAATAGGAATTGCACCATTTGCCCAACATCCCTATAAAGTCCTTCCGATGGAAAAAATGAAGGCTGTAATCGCAGAGTTGAGTAGATCCGTAAATGTCCAGATCATGTTATTTGGCGGCGGAAAAGCGGAAAAACAAATCACCGAAACTTGGTCTGACGAATTTCCAAACGTGACCTCCCTGGTCGGTAAGTATTCCTTGGCGCAGGAACTGGATATCATCTCTCACCTGGATGTGATGGTCAGTATGGATAGCTCAGGAATGCACATGGCCTCTTTAGTAGGCACTCCATGTATTTCCATTTGGGGAGCCACGCATCCCTTTGCTGGATTCTTAGGATATGGGCAATCTGAGAACGATTGCGTTCAGGTCGAACACCCCAATAGGCCATCCTCCGTATACGGCAATAAGCCATGTTTATGTGACGATATCGAGGCAATTGACTTGATAAGCAGTGAAATGGTTGTGGAGAAAATAAAATTAAAGTTAAATTTGCAGTAGCATTTGAACAATTGTTTTACGTTTATCTGCAATTAAGGATTATCTATGGCTAAGGAAAAAATCTGCTTTGTTATCAGACAGTATGGATTAGAGGTAAATGGTGGTGCAGAATATCACTGCAGAATGCTTGCTGAGCGATTGACAACTGATTACGATGTAGAGGTGATCACATCGAAAATAATTGATTACAATACCCTCGAAGAATATTACTCCAACGATATTGATCTGGTAAATGGCGTTCGCGTTTTGCGATTTAGCTGTGCCCCATTTTCCAAGCAACGGCATGAGCAGAGCCGTAAGAACACCAAGTTTGCTCGTAAAGTTCGAAGAAACCTCTATCGCTTAGGGCTATTAAAAGGAATAGCCAATATACATACCGTTTGGGACCTAGGAATTAAGGAGGAAGAACAATTACTGCAATCCGATGGTTTCTATTCTCCCGAAGCCCTCAATTACCTCAAAGAAAACCAAGGACAATATAAAGCCATACTTCCGATTTGGTATGTTTCACCGTTTACTATTTACGGTGCACAGATTGCTCCTCAAAAAACGATATTGATCCCTGCATTACATGATGAAAGTGAGGCGTTCCGCTCCATTCATACCCATGTGTTTACCAAAGTAAACCATATAGCCTTCAACACACATGAGGAAACACAACTTGCCGAGCATATTTTTGGAAACAAGATGTCCAAAAACAGCATTGTAGCGGTTGGTGTGGAAACTGACTTCGATGAAGTAGCAACACAGGAGGAATTGACTGAAAAGTTTCATCTTCCTAGTCGATATATCCATTATTTCGGTCGTGTGTGCGAATCAAAAATGGAACAGTTAATCCCATGGTTTGTTGCCTATAAAGAAAAAAATCCGAGCGACCTCAAGTTAGTACTCACCGGAAAATTATTCCAAGAAAAAGTAGACCATCCGGATATCATATATACAGGCTTTGTCAGTGATGCTGAAAAAATCGGTTTGATTAAACATGCGACATTGGTAATCAACCCTTCAAAATTGGAGAGTCTTTCCCTGTTGTTATTGGAAGCGATGAATTTGGGAAAAACAGTTATGGTGAATGGTAAATCCGAAGTAATGAAAGGACATGCTATTCGCAGTAATCATGCAGCAGCCTATTACGATAATGAACAGGACTTCCAACAGATTATCAATAAATACCTTGAAAATCCGGCCCTAATTCAAGAAAATAAACAGAAAGCGATGGATTATGTGCAATCCCATTACGATTGGAAAATTATTCTGGACAAGTTAAAACACTTGATTCAAGAGGCTCGTTAAGCATTTTTCTCCTCCAATGCTTGGAGATAGCCATTTTCTGTACGCTGGATTCCATCCGCGCGCACTATGTCGATGGTTTTTTCATGTGTATTTTCCTGGGACCGTGCTGCTAGTGGGTGGAAAATATGATATTGTATACACCGCAGCTTGACCGATTTTTTCAGGATGCCCATATTCACAAAACGCGCAGCAAGCTCTTCGTCTTCATGGCCCCAGCCCTGAAGGTCATTGTTATACCCATTGACGTTTATAAAATCATCCAACCAATACCCCATATTACAGCCTCTAACACTATAGCTATTTGATTTCTTTTTAATCATTAGACCCGCAAGCATAGGGAGACGTAAGGCATTGAACCTATGTTTTACGCCTTTAGATAGAAAATTGAAATCAACTTTCTTATGCTTAAATAAATACGGCAGGAAGTCTTCTTCGATATGTGAGCGGGTTCCGCGGATAAAGCATCCTTTTTCTGCAACTTGGAGATGATCTTTTATGAAGTTCCTATCCAGGATGACATCGCCATCAATCTGGACGATATAGGGTGTTGAAGCTTCATGCAAGGCCTTGTTCAATATAATGCACTTCCTGAACCCTTCATCTGGATGCCAAACATGCTTTATAGCCAATTGACCATTATATTTTTCTATAATAGCTTTGGTAGCATCCTTGGATCCATCATCTGCAATAATGACCTCCGTCGGAATCACGGTTTGGTTGGCAATACTTTCCAAACATAATTCCAATGCTTCCGGCCAATTATAGGTAGAGACGAGTAAAGTGCATTTATCTATGGATGAATCTTGATCCAACTTATTCATGTTTTGAGGGTCCAATATCTCCAAATGTACTGACTATTCACTATTTTTGCACTAAAAGTGGGATTAAAAAAATTAATTAAAGCGCTAAAGAAGATCCTGCAGGCAATATGATTGAAAATTCTACCTCCTTAATTGTCGCCACGTACAATTGGCCCGAAGCTTTAAAGCTTTGTCTGCTCAGCATACAGCAACAATCTGTACTTCCAAAAGAGGTAATCATTGCTGATGACGGTTCGCGCGATGACACGAAGGAACTGATTGCGTCCTTTCAATTGACCTTCCCAGTTCCTTTGATCCATGTTTGGCAGGAAGATTCCGGATTCCGTCTAGCCGAAATCAGGAATAAAGCCTTTGCACGGGCAAGCTACGATTACCTGATCCAGATCGACGGTGATGTTTTCCTCCATGAGGACTTTATCAAAGATCATCTCAAAGCCGCCAAACCGAATACGCTACTACAGGGAAGCCGTGTGATGTTGGGGGCAGACTTTTCCAAAAAACTTTTGGCGGGACAAAAACCTGATTTCAGTTTCCTGGCAACGGATACCCAACGCCTGGAGAATGCTTTGCGCATCCCAATGCTTTCCACCTACCTCCTAAACCGGTACAAGAACCGATTTCCGGTTTACTTTGCACGTGGAGCCAATATGTCGTTTTGGAAAAAGGACATCCTAGCCGTCAATGGATACAATGAGAACTATGAAGGCTGGGGACATGAAGATAGTGACCTCACCCTACGCATGATGAATAATGGTGTCAAGAAATCCGTAATTAAGTTTTCAGCTATCATTTACCATCTATACCATCCGGAAAACAAAAATCCAGAACAGGAGGAAAAAAATAAATTAATATTGGAAAATACCAAGCAAAACCACGTAGTTTGGGTGGAGAATGGTGTAAGCCAATATTTAAAATAATATGCACGAAACAAAACCTGAAACAGTTGCGATTCTCGTTTCTACCTACAATTGGCCTGAAGCGCTGGAACGCAGTGTGTATTCCATTTTCGCCCAAGATCGGTTACCCGATGAGATTATCATCGCAGACGATGGCTCAGGTTCCGAAACCAAAACCTGCATTGAGCGATTAACAAAGCTTTCTACCATACCAATCCGTCATGTATGGCATGAGGACAGTGGTTTCCGACTTGCCGAAATTCGGAACAAAGCCATTCAAGCGAGCAGTGCCGATTATATTATCCAGATTGACGGCGATATCATTTTGGACCCTCATTTTATTTCAGACCATCTATCCTTGGTGGAGAAGGACTATTTCCTTTGCGGCAGTCGCGTATGGATAGATCAGGAACAGAGTGCTGAGATCTTTGCGAATCCGCCAGGATTTAAATTGGACAAACGCAAATTCCCATTGTCGACTGTCTTGAATAGCTTTCGATCAGCACCACTCGCCCGGTTTATGGCAGACCGTTACAAGAAAAATAAACCCACTGCGCTGCGGGGCTGTAATATGTCCTTCTGGAAAAAAGATCTGATCGCGGTGAATGGATATGACGAATCCATACAGGGCTGGGGTAGCGAAGATGCAGAATTGGCCTTGAGATTAATCAATAAAGGAATCAAAAAACGATTCCTAAAATTTGCGGCTGTAGCCTATCACCTGTATCACAAAGAAAACAGCAAGGATAACCTGGAAAACAATGAAAAAATCCTTGCCCACACACGAAATTCGGGCCTAACTTGGGCTACAAAGGGAATTCAGAAAAAAGAACAGGAATAGTTAAAAATTGCTATCATAAAAGTCCACTTGTTGCTCTTGTTTTTTGATTTGCTTGGCATGAATCAGTGACATTTCATAACTTTTTCCTTTTACACGTCCCATTTTCTTAAAGCCAAAAAGCACTTCATGAACTTTATTTTTCCATTTTATAGGATAACCTGTCTTTAGGTTAATGATCCGGGGTTGCCAATCAGGAAAATTGATAT is a genomic window containing:
- a CDS encoding 4Fe-4S binding protein yields the protein MLLKTTIQGLATAVKGLTLTVRHLFSARKSREQLDIKQADYFDKQDGVTTVQFPNEKMPIPEVARYQLDVEIDDCIVCDLCAKACPVDCITIEAIKSPEAIGKTSDGSVKRLYAAEFDIDMAKCMYCGLCTVVCPTECITMTDQYDRVTTNLADLTYTFADMSEAEIKQRKEEWTRFQAEKEAAKKK
- a CDS encoding NADH-quinone oxidoreductase subunit J, which codes for METALFYAFAALALGSALLVVSLKNTARALFLFFIVLFAMAGLFIFALADFVAITQIMVYVGGVLILMIFAFMLSNKELLTDLQNSSAKFLALPNWQSLLLALGFLSVMVYGIVEWQEQLPIWITENMADGQVIKSTDNNIQALGIKFMTQYLLPFEVISIFLLAALIGAAHLSRKEINP
- the nuoK gene encoding NADH-quinone oxidoreductase subunit NuoK; the encoded protein is MIGLTHFLLVSACLFCIGLYAIIAKRNAIMILIGIEFIINAAILNLVAFGRYDKLNYGGQVFALFAIVLAAAAVAVGLAIILNVYRKYKSINPDNITDLRD
- the nuoL gene encoding NADH-quinone oxidoreductase subunit L, giving the protein MNISTPSVSLLVVILPFLAFLIQAMLGRRSQSGMISLVAIGLSTVLCALFVFAEVWQDQPQHESVEWFRIGNHSFQIGVMLNNLTVLMQLIVCVIALPVHIYSKAYMKGDPGIHRYWMYLSLFCFAMLGLTIADNLLMMYIFWELVGFASYLLIGFWFTKDSAVQANKKAFIINRIGDLGFLLGIATVYSQFGTLNLIDIFGKEGLLPTLNATSEGLMTFAGICFFVGAMAKSAQFPLHVWLPDAMEGPTAVSSLIHAATMVAAGVFLMSTVFPLFNETVLAVIAIIGTITALSAAYFALAQRDIKRILAFSTISQLGYMMVGIGIGAWDAAMFHLATHAFFKCLLFLCAGAVIHEMAHLKDANNTDFDPQDINNMGGLRKWMPKTGVLMVIASLALAGFPLTSGFLSKDAILVSAFEWGLHHGNVTLLIPITLTIVSLMTAFYIGRLIFKVFFGKFRLNIAHPHLHEAPITMLAPMFFLGICSFFFAFSWNPLTYHHAYLLKGFHVDYPFSEVHLLHIALPLFLTAGSILTWIIGWRWYVQERYPLNKDNQLLAFSLNQGYLNTFNQRVFVNGTLAISKGLYWFDRTIVDGLVNLFGQVTRKVADLAAWIDTNLVDGLVNTIGGTTYYVGHLLRWVQNGRLQNYLGFAFTVVLLGIIYLIFK
- a CDS encoding complex I subunit 4 family protein, producing MGALSLLIFLPLLAVAAILLLPNRLGASYKYLALAVVLVQFGLAGYLYANFSPTVGEFSAIEGYQYVEQLPWIRMDLGTIGTLEIDYFLGVDGFSLPLLVLSAFVMLMAVGASWNMEKSKKGYFALLMLLNTAVMGIFCALDFFLFYVFYEVMLLPLYFLIGIWGGARREYAAIKFFIYTLFGSVFMLLVIVGLYFSVQSPVSGAHTFNMLYMMNPENYIQGSFFDFLGNSYEIFGIPARMIGFIVLFIAFAIKVPIVPLHTWLPDAHVEAPTPVSIILAGILLKIGGYGIIRICFGIFPDAAADANWWLGLIGVVSIIYGAFNALAQTDLKRLIAYSSVSHMGFVLLGLASFTAEGISGAMFQMISHGFLSAALFFLVGVIYDRVHDRYIYNFRGLAGLMPKYTAYVAIAFFASLGLPGFSAFIGEAFVIIGTFNAESLQTGVPRWMAVFGSIGILMSAAYFLWTLQRMFFGQTRLKGGEAWATALTDLTSREQLILFPTLALALVLGIMPSFVFNVLNQSVLSLLNLVSPYL
- a CDS encoding NADH-quinone oxidoreductase subunit N; the protein is MNDFVYHITDSIDHIIRSIPLFKVELALAIGFILTIACTLFFDRFWKHASFSITLLTLLASIVMLVSQYNLADNGFYGLLTIDRTGYFSRLLILFGLVISLLFLQQHFQAIQSTKRRGDLFSVLLAAGIGMNLLTITNHWLMAFLAIEMVSISSYILVGYFSANKRQAEAAMKYALFGSACSAVMLYGLSLVYGFTGDLNFASARHIQGLIAAPEVMTSIAFLFVFVGIGFKLSFVPFHLWAPDVYEGAPTPVTAFLSTVPKIGAIILFARLAKSMVSTQFFFSELTLLFIIVVAIATMLFGNLIALRQLDIKRMMAYSSIGHTGFLLMAIIAYINGNQDILFFYLFIYTIMNLATFAFIDVLEQRTGSTHLSQFAGLGKTFPLLFTCFSIVGISLIGLPPTAGFVGKLLVFTSIFELYQNTPDPLLLALLVVGALTSVISLFYYFKIPLYVFLRSNRTEDNSGKSQSGLLMYGIGLLLSVLVLLLGIFPSLLMDWFAK
- a CDS encoding DUF4254 domain-containing protein — its product is MISATANQIFQRVIEDYHVHDKIDQPVENPFERSSLSHLLYLKCWIDTAQWHMEDVVRNPDIDPREGLYWKRRIDRQNQERTDTVEFIDSYYLQQFSQTVPLMDAKINTESPAWAIDRLSILALKIYHMEQETLRTDVSNAHLVACQEKLAILMEQRKDLSQSIDELLLDIQEGRKYMKVYKQMKMYNDPNLNPVLYGAQK
- a CDS encoding glycosyltransferase family 9 protein, whose product is MERIVVTRFSAMGDVAMVAAVLKDFQEQHPDTELIMVSRPFFAPFFADIPRVVFHPIDPRGNHRGIGGLIKLFKELKGYKAKYVADLHNNLRSRFLDVLFRSSNHKVQVLDKGRAEKKALTRSKNKIKKQLRTMTERYADVFRKLGYPIELKNTLQKQHRLIPEGMLSLLASDAKKIGIAPFAQHPYKVLPMEKMKAVIAELSRSVNVQIMLFGGGKAEKQITETWSDEFPNVTSLVGKYSLAQELDIISHLDVMVSMDSSGMHMASLVGTPCISIWGATHPFAGFLGYGQSENDCVQVEHPNRPSSVYGNKPCLCDDIEAIDLISSEMVVEKIKLKLNLQ
- a CDS encoding glycosyltransferase; translated protein: MAKEKICFVIRQYGLEVNGGAEYHCRMLAERLTTDYDVEVITSKIIDYNTLEEYYSNDIDLVNGVRVLRFSCAPFSKQRHEQSRKNTKFARKVRRNLYRLGLLKGIANIHTVWDLGIKEEEQLLQSDGFYSPEALNYLKENQGQYKAILPIWYVSPFTIYGAQIAPQKTILIPALHDESEAFRSIHTHVFTKVNHIAFNTHEETQLAEHIFGNKMSKNSIVAVGVETDFDEVATQEELTEKFHLPSRYIHYFGRVCESKMEQLIPWFVAYKEKNPSDLKLVLTGKLFQEKVDHPDIIYTGFVSDAEKIGLIKHATLVINPSKLESLSLLLLEAMNLGKTVMVNGKSEVMKGHAIRSNHAAAYYDNEQDFQQIINKYLENPALIQENKQKAMDYVQSHYDWKIILDKLKHLIQEAR